The genomic segment CTACAGTTTGCTAACCTTAGcgaccataagctactggtcataccagaccaagtgagGCTATAGAGACAAAACCTTTGAGTTGCGTTTTATTGCtgatgaattcaacttttcatttgtaagaggaagattgtgttatttcatctttcaaaagttacatagttttgctttaaaaattttaattaaagggAAGTTGGTCTTGTACATACACCTGCTATCTTTGTGAGTTGCAGAGGCTTAAGTCCTCATTCACACCCCACCTCCTCTCCTAccatctctctgtttgtttctttctcccaCTCACCATCCAGTGGCGTTACAGCCACAGCTGCCACTGAGCCTGCGGTGCAGCCTGCCAAAAAGGACTGCCAGAATGGCGCCCGGCCCTGCACATCACCCTGGCTTTCCCGGCCCAGCGCGTTTAGGTTGGCAAACAGAGGGAAGTAGATCATTGAGAAGGGGACATCCctgaaaaatatgattttaaaaaatgggttagatgaaatgagacaaaaggaaagtgagagagagagagtctgtaTTACAGGTTAAGGCATGGAGAAAGAAATGGGATTGGGTGagaagcagggagagagaaagagacatggCCCCATCCAACTGCAGTATAGCAGCCAGACATAGCTGCAGGACTCTATTGATCAGTGTTGATTGACAGAGGTGTCAGGAAATACAACAAACGCAGTGTGCGTTATGCAATGTAAAGTCAACTCATTAAAGCAGTGATGACAGAGTTgaatgagaggagagacagagctgGAGAACACTGTGAATGGTCGtttatgtgacatttttaaaggtttccaacatcaaatcaaaattatgGGAAATGACTGACAGTGTGCTTTTCTCCTGCTATGTATTTATGTTAAGAGTATGTAACTATGGTTGGCCTCTGTCTCAGGCTGGCTTTTTACTTTAGTTGTGAAATAGTAATTAATTACATACATgttcattaaaagtaaaaaagagacAAGTAAAACAAATTTCATGTATAGTGAgtaagtgagtgagtgtgtgtgtttatgtctttgtgtgtatgacCTCATTAAGGTCGCTCCTGCCCCCCTGTAGAGGCCTCCCAGTCCACGAGTCTTCAACAACTCTACAGTGATGCCGGTGGCTGAGGGCCGTGGTGGAAGGCTCTGTTGCGCTGGTGGGGGGGCCACCAACGATGGAGCTGGACCAGGAGCAGCAGCCTGAGCTGGAGTTGGAACAGGCCTCTGGGCAGCTGatagtcaaacacacactgtctcagGTTAGAAAAGACATGCAGGCTAATGGAATCCTGCAGATATCACTTTGTTACTGAACAGGATGGGCTACCAACCTTTGGTTTTCccatttttgacaaaaaaagtaaatgggAAGCATGCCAAAAGATGGATGCCACATTTATAAACAATATGTGAACACTCACATTGGGTCTTGTTTATTGTGAACCACAGTATATGACTAGACTTACACCAAATCAATCTTAGTATACATATcagaaaaaatgcaattttcggAGTCGATTTACTTCCTGAGTAGGATTTCCAAGATTCCAGTGCATTGCATCCTTTTACACTGACATTAATTTTGACACACTGCATCTTGGTATTTGtacaaaggggaaaaaaactcttTGGAAAAAAGCATTGAATCCAGTGACCAACTCACCGAGCCTTCCTGCATCCTGCAGCTGGATCTTAAGCATCTCCATGGGAGTGGTGACTACCACCTGACAGGTCCCAGCCCCACACCCTGCCAGTATCTCCCCCCACAGGGGCAAATGCCTGGAAACACAATAAAGTGTCGGTAACAGATATACAGCATTAACAAGAGTAAGGTTCTGTGATAACAGGCCACGTGTCCATTTATTGACTTTTACAATTCCTGGATTCCTATATTCtctttcaattttattttgtaaattacaCTAATCAGTCTACAGGTCTAAAGTTAACACTAGATTATTTAAAACTAGGTTAAAGATTGACATGCTTGGTTTCATGctgcacaaataaaatacagatgCAACAGCAATTTTAATTAGTACCAGTTAGCTAAAAGAAttccaaatgaaaaaacatatttttcatttaacatgaaaGCACCATCTCACTGTGATGGCATTCAGCAAAAGTGACCAAAAAGtctctaaaacaaaacaaattctttacttattttaactaaTTAATGTAGTTTTAATTTACTATAATAACCTTGGCCAATTTTTCAAAACCAATATTatttaacataacataaaattaaTCTAATTTGTGTTTGACATATAACGTAGCTTGAGGTGATTTTTCTGTAGCTtcattactgtatgtgtcatgATGTATCACTGAAGGACGAAAATCAATGTACCCATCCTTAGAGAGCTTCTGTCTGAAGACGTCATTGGCAGCCAGCTTGATGGCTTTTTCTGGTGTAACAAGAGTGAGGTTCACTGCTgcacctggaaaacacaaacaggctgATGACAGTGACACACAACAGTTTCCACTGAggtacacaaacagaacaaaccTAAACAGCAGCTTATGGCTCACCACCGTGGACTTATAGCAGTAGACACTGTTTATCATGATAAAAATCTCATGGGAGAAACAACAGCGTAGGTGGCCAGATTAAGCTTATAGTAAAGCACAGTTAAAGTGTCGCTTGTCACAGGGATTAGAAATGCAAAGAATACCTCTATAACATCCAAAATAGCCTTCTGAGCGTACCGTCTTTGCCAGGCAGTCCAGccttttaaagacaaaaaagaaaacaattgacattttgtctgtttttcatatATAGGATATTGTGTGAAGTAATTAGGTCCTAGAATACACCATAATAATGTTCATATCTTTCACCATTAACTCCACTGACATTTAGGTCAAATTAGTAGTATTATGCTTCATTTATAAGCGTCATCACCGGCCTGGCCTTTACCCAAATATACCATCACCCTATATCctgtcacaacaacaaactggacaGAGACCAGTGGTGTCAATGAAGTGTATGAGCAGTTCTGTCgaaattctctctttttttttctttgcaaagaacagaaaaaatcCAACCTCCTCACTGGGCCTTGAGGGGAGTCATCCAAgctatttttccatttctgaCTCACAGTGGAAAGCAGTCTAAAATGTCTCTGCTGGTGAACACAGGATGGCCACGCCCAGTCAGCCAGCAGTATTGATGCCCACCAGATGTGCGCAGTTAAAAATTCAGGGTTGGTGTGTCTTTTAAGGACactgtctttttctctgcatctcttgattttgtttttgattaaaacTTCATCACAAACTGAGGTAATGGAATGTGAAATAGTTTTTAGAGCATTTGTTTGAACATTTGTCAGGTTTTAGATAAATTAGTGAATACAATCCACCATTCAAAGTTATCACGGCAGTCCATCAAAACACACGCTGTATACAGCCATTCCTAATATGGTCCCATGAGTCccatgatgaaaaaaaaaaacaaaaacaaaaaaactggacCAAATATGGGAAGAGTTGTGTTTAGCTGTGCTGCTCCACCCTTTGAGATTCAGTGGAAAAGTATGTGAGTTGGAATAAGCTAAATTACTCTGGCTTGTTTGTAGCTCAAATTAAAGAGTGCTGTTAACTAGAAAGCACATTTACCACCATTCATCACcagcagatgttttgaaaaggttTTACAGTTTAGACTTTCGGTATTGTTTATATTTGCATGCATGTCTGTAGCATTTTTTAACTTCAAAGATAAAGATGAATATAGAGGCCTTTTCtcaataaaaactatttaaaagaagaaaaaaaatcaatcaggGATGCTAAGACAAAAATATTGCAGTAATGTGAAAGCCCTTATCTTTGAACAGTATGTGGCAGATCAATGAGTGTCGGGTTACTTTGAGTCAGGGGAGCCCTACTCACATTCCTTTGTAGACTTGGACGCCCTGCTGGTTCTGTAGGCGGGTCTTAGCCAGGTCAATAGGAAATACACATGTCACACCAACCAGGCCTGCCACGCCCCCATTAATCAGCTTAGCAGGGAGGCTGCTAAGGGATcaacagacacacgcacacatgcatgcacagaccCATGTAAACGTAGTCACCAACACAAGACATGAAAATGGCGCATCCATTCGTGGACAAAGATGCAAATAAAGCGGCCATACAGAGTTTCCccaaccagacacacacacacagagagagtgcaaaagacaaacattaacacagctgctgctgcccctTTTAGTGAATACATTTAGTCTTCATTGAGCTAAACGAACAAGGTAAAGATAACTTACCTGACTTTCTTCTCTGCCATCCTGCTTGTGTTTGGGCTCCAGGCCCAGGCCCGctactcctctcctcctcctcctcctcctcctcctcctccaccacctactcctcctcttcgtcttccttttcctcttcctcttccctcccaCACTTCGGCACACAGCCCAAAGTTGTCACCACAGCTTAACCCTCACCTGCCCACCCACGCCACAAAAGCAGCTCGCTGCTTCTTTTAATGGGGCAGCACTGGACcgccttcttcttctccctggTACGGCAGGGGTGGATACCCTTTTCAAAACCCAATCTCTCCCCCACTGtctggaaacacaaaacacatgcaggtAATATGGATTCAAGTGAGACCAATGTTTCTTTATTCTACATGACACATAGGtattgtctttctctttgtgatGACTTTGTAAATTGGTAGGAGCGTATAGATGTGATGGAGGATTTACACACCTCAGGGTCTATAAAAATCAGGTTTAGTCATTCATAAATGTGAATAGCGGCATATCCCAGGACTACCACTGAGACAGAACATCTTGAGTCTCTCTAATCTGCCAGCTAAAAGGGATAAGAGTATTTGATCTAGCAAGGAGGGCAGAACTGAAAATGAGGGGCTTACCAGTATTCTTTTACGGCATTTGGAATCCAGCATTTACAAAGGACTGAAAAGGAGACTTGAATTGAAGGTGGGAAATTTGTTTGACAAggtttattcttttttttgttttggaagtACAATAGTTTGTAGTGTAGCCTAAGAAGTGTGTTTCGCAGATAAtagaaatgctgttgaaacCTTATCTGGGGTTCACAGCTTGCTTTCCTATACTAtgttctctgtttctttcaatctttttctgccttttcccCTCCTGACTTCCCCCTTCCTTCAGCTCCCTAATTAATCTCTCTTAATCTCTCCACCTCCATTCCGCCTCTATTTTTACCACTGTAAACCTTCACTCTATCCTCGCCTGTGTGGACGGAAACAACcagtttttgctttgttcatcCTCTCATCTTAATTTGTATCTTCTGATGTCATCACCTCAACTTTTTCATGTCCAAATATTTTATCTATTTCTGTCCCCTTCATACTCTTGTCTTTTCCATTGCTGGATCCTAGTCACATTCTACACATGCCTTTCACAGAGCCTCTTTCTGTGAAACTTTCTTTCAGCTCAGTTCCATTCACACACAGTAGTGACCCTGCCAAAACACAGACAAGGGTGCCTCACCCCAAGCCAACCTCGAGCTCCCAGACCTCTGTTTCCCCTAAAAACTGCACTGGAACTCCCCTCTCACACAGTTCACTCAGCACAAGCCCCACGAGACAGCTTTCAAAAAAACTTCATTTTCTTCCATCACAGAGACGTAGCAATGGGGGAATGAGGGTCTTACCTCTGTCGGTGCATCCCACAGACAGGATCAAGCTGTCCACTTTCCTTTCACTTCAACAATGTGTGCAGCAATGGTAGTCAAGCGAGAGCGATCTGAGAGAGCCAGCCGCCACTCAGGGTCCGTTGCACAAACACCAGCATTGTCCTGCTGCCTAAGTCCCTCCCTCTTGTGGTGACTCCCTGTGTGACACAGCCCCAGCAACACAGCTCTGCACTAACACAACTCGACATAAACTCATGCCTGTGGAGCTGCTGTCACAGCACACACGCAACAGACACGGCAGGGACAAATACCCACAATTATAACTCAGTGTGTCTTGTTTCCcagaatatatatacatatatatgcacaacatgaacagcaacaaaaaaggCTGCCCATCAGTAATGAGCTCTCTATTCAACAGTCCCGGTATTACATAATACTGCTAGGCACATGGAATTCCACA from the Siniperca chuatsi isolate FFG_IHB_CAS linkage group LG4, ASM2008510v1, whole genome shotgun sequence genome contains:
- the slc25a18 gene encoding mitochondrial glutamate carrier 1 isoform X2, encoding MAEKKVSLPAKLINGGVAGLVGVTCVFPIDLAKTRLQNQQGVQVYKGMLDCLAKTVRSEGYFGCYRGAAVNLTLVTPEKAIKLAANDVFRQKLSKDGHLPLWGEILAGCGAGTCQVVVTTPMEMLKIQLQDAGRLAAQRPVPTPAQAAAPGPAPSLVAPPPAQQSLPPRPSATGITVELLKTRGLGGLYRGAGATLMRDVPFSMIYFPLFANLNALGRESQGDVQGRAPFWQSFLAGCTAGSVAAVAVTPLDVIKTRLQTLQKGVGEDTYRGIVDCTQRIMSREGPAAFLKGATCRALVIAPLFGIAQGVYFLGVGETVLGLLG
- the slc25a18 gene encoding mitochondrial glutamate carrier 1 isoform X1 codes for the protein MAEKKVSSLPAKLINGGVAGLVGVTCVFPIDLAKTRLQNQQGVQVYKGMLDCLAKTVRSEGYFGCYRGAAVNLTLVTPEKAIKLAANDVFRQKLSKDGHLPLWGEILAGCGAGTCQVVVTTPMEMLKIQLQDAGRLAAQRPVPTPAQAAAPGPAPSLVAPPPAQQSLPPRPSATGITVELLKTRGLGGLYRGAGATLMRDVPFSMIYFPLFANLNALGRESQGDVQGRAPFWQSFLAGCTAGSVAAVAVTPLDVIKTRLQTLQKGVGEDTYRGIVDCTQRIMSREGPAAFLKGATCRALVIAPLFGIAQGVYFLGVGETVLGLLG